A section of the Maridesulfovibrio ferrireducens genome encodes:
- a CDS encoding methyl-accepting chemotaxis protein produces the protein MNIRKQFMIGCVVFCLVLTMAILFLISNYTHKTLMQEYRGKAEIMLHSMMAVRKHTSAVIRPKATELLPKNQFMPELQSTSFTANGVFSRIPDKFKHELLYKTASTKPRNPENMATEDEFLIIEDLDKLAKNGQRPFFEGIRTVNGVDYYVIAEGEANKPGCMICHGKPAEAPQSMKDRYPVEKDGGYYRKPGQVECAQLASIPLSAMDVVANQTLGSVLFIGFFFISFALAFLLFGLNLIFNPISRITGIAKFIAEGDLESADTAIHNMRRAAQGKFFAGRIMKSGNEIGNLVQSFEIMIEGLSDLITEVRDSGDNVSVSGRKISATVGDIDSAVTRQAASTNEVTATSSLIRKTSRNLVDVMEEVAVNASESADLAEVLQGNISLREKSLINLVNSTDNVSSRLGAINEKANKINQIVTTIARIADHTNLLSLNAAIEAEKAGQFGQGFSVVAREIRRLADQTVIAAEDIELMVRDMQSAVSSGVMEMEKFNHEVRSSVDEVEKMSLDLGQIAEQVRVLKPKFAEVSRAMGDQADSAEQINEAMSDLSESAVGTTSSIEEFKRTVASLNYTVQSLTGAVDGFRAVESDTGKQSGETPETEKEQS, from the coding sequence ATGAATATCCGCAAACAGTTCATGATAGGGTGTGTTGTTTTTTGTTTGGTTCTTACTATGGCCATTTTGTTTTTGATTTCAAATTATACCCATAAAACGCTTATGCAGGAATATCGGGGTAAAGCTGAAATCATGTTGCACTCCATGATGGCTGTTCGTAAGCATACCAGCGCAGTGATCCGTCCTAAGGCTACAGAATTGTTGCCGAAGAATCAGTTCATGCCTGAATTACAATCCACTTCATTTACCGCCAACGGGGTTTTCAGTCGCATTCCGGATAAGTTTAAGCATGAACTTTTGTACAAGACAGCTTCAACCAAACCGCGAAATCCTGAAAATATGGCGACTGAGGATGAATTCCTTATAATTGAGGATCTTGATAAGCTTGCAAAGAATGGTCAGCGGCCTTTTTTTGAAGGAATCAGAACTGTAAACGGTGTGGATTATTATGTAATTGCTGAAGGGGAAGCCAACAAGCCCGGATGTATGATTTGTCACGGCAAGCCGGCTGAAGCTCCGCAGTCCATGAAAGACCGGTATCCGGTTGAAAAGGATGGTGGATATTACCGTAAACCGGGGCAGGTGGAATGTGCTCAGCTTGCTTCTATTCCGCTTTCAGCAATGGATGTAGTTGCTAATCAAACCCTTGGATCAGTCCTTTTTATAGGCTTTTTCTTCATTTCCTTTGCCTTGGCATTTTTATTGTTCGGGCTTAATTTAATTTTTAATCCCATTTCCAGAATTACCGGCATTGCTAAATTTATTGCGGAAGGAGACCTTGAAAGCGCTGATACGGCAATCCATAATATGAGGCGGGCCGCTCAGGGTAAATTCTTTGCGGGTAGAATTATGAAATCTGGAAATGAAATCGGAAACTTAGTTCAATCTTTTGAAATAATGATTGAAGGTCTTTCGGATTTGATAACCGAAGTGCGGGATTCGGGAGACAATGTCTCTGTTTCCGGCAGAAAAATAAGTGCGACAGTCGGGGATATTGATTCCGCAGTGACCAGACAGGCAGCTTCCACTAATGAAGTTACGGCAACAAGCAGCCTTATCCGCAAAACATCAAGGAATCTTGTTGATGTAATGGAAGAAGTTGCCGTGAATGCCTCAGAGTCTGCTGATTTAGCAGAAGTGCTTCAAGGTAATATTTCACTGCGTGAGAAATCACTGATTAATCTCGTTAATTCTACAGATAATGTTTCTTCCAGACTTGGAGCCATAAACGAGAAGGCTAATAAAATTAATCAGATTGTAACAACTATCGCCAGAATTGCGGATCATACCAATCTTCTTTCACTTAATGCCGCTATTGAGGCTGAAAAAGCAGGCCAGTTCGGTCAGGGTTTTTCTGTTGTAGCTCGTGAAATCAGAAGACTTGCAGACCAGACGGTTATTGCCGCGGAAGATATTGAATTGATGGTTCGCGATATGCAAAGTGCGGTAAGTTCCGGTGTGATGGAAATGGAAAAATTTAATCACGAAGTCCGTTCAAGTGTCGATGAAGTGGAGAAAATGAGCCTTGACCTCGGGCAAATTGCTGAGCAGGTGAGAGTTCTCAAACCCAAGTTTGCCGAAGTTTCACGGGCAATGGGAGATCAGGCCGACAGTGCTGAGCAGATTAATGAAGCGATGTCTGATTTGAGTGAATCCGCAGTCGGAACCACAAGCTCAATTGAAGAGTTTAAGCGCACTGTTGCCAGTTTGAATTACACTGTTCAGAGTTTAACAGGGGCTGTTGACGGGTTCAGGGCTGTAGAGTCTGACACAGGCAAGCAGTCCGGAGAAACTCCTGAAACTGAAAAGGAACAATCTTAA
- a CDS encoding response regulator — translation MSIDKILVVEDHHDTIELLKYNLTSSGFDVVTAMDGHKALEQARNEKPDLILLDLMLPGIDGLEVCRRLKHEAGTQHIPVVMLTAKGEEVDRVVGLELGVDDYIVKPFSPRELVLRVKAVLRRGSEVETKRPGKWNREGLVVDFEAHTLECDGELVALTATEFKLFSELLQHEGKVRTRDHLLDKVWDTHFEGYSRTVDTHIRRLRQKLGPYADFIETVRGVGYRFKS, via the coding sequence GTGTCAATTGATAAAATATTGGTCGTAGAAGATCATCATGATACTATTGAATTACTGAAATATAATTTGACCTCATCCGGTTTTGACGTTGTTACAGCAATGGATGGGCATAAAGCTCTGGAACAAGCCAGAAATGAAAAGCCTGACCTTATTCTGCTTGATCTTATGCTTCCGGGCATTGATGGGCTGGAGGTCTGCCGCAGGCTTAAACATGAAGCGGGAACGCAGCATATCCCTGTTGTAATGCTTACAGCTAAGGGTGAAGAAGTAGATAGGGTTGTGGGGCTTGAGCTCGGGGTTGACGATTATATCGTAAAGCCGTTCAGCCCGCGTGAATTGGTGCTCAGGGTTAAAGCTGTTTTAAGGCGCGGTTCAGAAGTTGAAACGAAACGTCCCGGTAAGTGGAATCGTGAAGGTCTCGTAGTTGATTTCGAGGCCCATACTCTGGAATGCGATGGAGAGCTGGTGGCTCTTACTGCAACAGAATTTAAGCTGTTTTCAGAGCTATTGCAGCATGAAGGAAAAGTTCGTACGCGTGATCACCTTCTTGATAAAGTCTGGGATACTCATTTTGAGGGATATTCGAGAACTGTTGATACGCATATCCGGCGATTACGTCAGAAGCTCGGTCCATATGCCGACTTTATCGAGACCGTGCGCGGTGTCGGATATCGCTTTAAAAGCTGA
- a CDS encoding SPOR domain-containing protein, which translates to MAIRKKKTGSDSSQEKTYTFTFTVAEVIGLCSVCVAALCAFFVLGILLGRGYQPEKDVPELAMMMPTQSVNSSGEVKGGILKPEELQYMDQLKIKPETSAKPDQKPAIKVIVAKSETKTTLVTPVVKTEITVTAPAEPKQTVSVPEPPVEMDNPEAVAAPVFNYLYQVASFGSESKAQEFRDKLLTDGLDSSIETGKSGTKTWHRVLVRHIGSSESTQSMKNVLAKYGIKKPMLKSKKAVQ; encoded by the coding sequence GTGGCTATCCGCAAAAAAAAGACCGGATCAGATTCCTCTCAGGAAAAGACCTATACTTTCACCTTTACTGTGGCGGAAGTCATTGGGCTTTGTTCAGTATGCGTAGCGGCATTATGTGCTTTCTTCGTACTCGGAATTCTGCTCGGCAGAGGATATCAGCCGGAAAAAGACGTCCCGGAACTGGCAATGATGATGCCTACACAATCGGTAAACAGCTCAGGTGAAGTGAAAGGCGGTATTCTTAAACCCGAAGAGTTACAGTATATGGACCAGCTTAAAATAAAGCCTGAAACCTCTGCTAAGCCTGATCAGAAACCTGCAATTAAAGTAATTGTTGCAAAATCTGAAACAAAAACGACACTAGTAACTCCTGTAGTAAAAACAGAAATTACCGTTACAGCTCCGGCTGAGCCCAAACAGACTGTCTCAGTTCCTGAACCTCCGGTAGAAATGGATAATCCGGAAGCAGTCGCCGCTCCGGTATTCAACTATCTGTATCAGGTTGCATCCTTCGGATCAGAAAGCAAAGCTCAGGAATTTAGAGATAAGCTTCTTACTGACGGCCTTGATTCCTCCATTGAGACAGGCAAAAGCGGAACTAAAACATGGCATAGAGTCCTTGTCAGACATATCGGATCATCTGAAAGCACTCAGAGCATGAAAAATGTTCTGGCTAAATACGGTATCAAAAAACCGATGTTGAAAAGCAAAAAAGCTGTTCAATAA
- the argS gene encoding arginine--tRNA ligase: MKAKLHLQNVLGSILENKGWEWPEKAVLEPPRDKNFGDMSANLAMMLSKQAKMNPRAIAEEIKNKLDNDPYIEKVDIAGPGFLNFTFSNAFWQNLIPEVLEKGADFGRSEIGKGIKVQVEYVSANPTGPLHIGHGRGAALGDCLVRILEFNGHTVEAEYYVNDAGRQMLILGNSIWVRLQQSEGRDIVDPEDFYKGEYITDIAKEVLALNPTILEMDEADSIAICRKYGMNQILEGIKKDLAAFDVRHDVWFSEASLVSVGKVEETFADLKSRGMAYEKDGALWFKSTDLGDDKDRVLRKSNGDLTYFASDIAYHDDKYKRGFDKVVDIWGADHHGYVPRMQAAVEALGKKGHLEVILVQLVNLLRGGEQIAMSTRAGKFETLKDVVNEVGRDASRFMFLSRKSDSHLDFDLDLVKQKTMENPVYYVQYAHARICSVIRKAAEQGIEVGSCDPVLLSNLGNTEELGLMKLLDQFNDVVESAGEYMSPHTISYYLRDLANALHRFYSMHHILSAEKEIIAARLLLLQAVAKTLANGLNLLGVSAPEQM, from the coding sequence ATGAAAGCCAAACTTCATCTTCAAAACGTCCTCGGTTCCATTCTTGAAAACAAGGGCTGGGAATGGCCTGAAAAAGCTGTTCTCGAACCCCCTAGAGATAAAAATTTCGGAGACATGTCCGCGAATCTTGCCATGATGCTTTCCAAGCAGGCAAAAATGAACCCGCGCGCCATTGCCGAAGAAATTAAGAATAAACTGGACAATGATCCATATATTGAAAAAGTCGACATTGCAGGACCGGGCTTCCTGAACTTTACTTTTTCCAACGCCTTCTGGCAGAACCTCATTCCTGAAGTTCTCGAAAAAGGTGCTGATTTCGGTCGCTCCGAAATAGGAAAAGGCATAAAAGTTCAGGTTGAATACGTCTCTGCCAACCCGACAGGACCTCTGCATATCGGACACGGACGCGGAGCCGCTCTCGGAGACTGCCTTGTCCGTATTCTGGAATTTAACGGACATACCGTTGAAGCAGAATACTATGTCAATGACGCCGGACGCCAGATGCTTATCCTCGGGAACTCCATCTGGGTAAGATTACAGCAGTCCGAAGGACGCGACATTGTCGATCCTGAAGATTTTTATAAGGGCGAATATATCACTGATATCGCCAAAGAAGTGCTGGCTCTCAATCCGACCATTCTTGAAATGGACGAAGCAGACTCGATCGCAATCTGCCGCAAATACGGAATGAACCAGATTCTTGAAGGTATCAAGAAAGACCTCGCAGCTTTTGATGTCCGCCATGACGTATGGTTCTCCGAAGCAAGTCTTGTTTCAGTCGGTAAAGTTGAAGAAACTTTCGCTGACCTCAAATCAAGAGGCATGGCCTACGAAAAAGACGGAGCGCTCTGGTTTAAGAGTACCGACCTCGGTGACGACAAAGACCGCGTACTTCGTAAATCAAACGGGGACCTGACTTATTTCGCATCTGATATCGCCTACCATGACGATAAATACAAACGCGGTTTCGACAAAGTCGTCGACATCTGGGGTGCAGACCATCACGGTTATGTCCCTCGCATGCAGGCGGCGGTTGAAGCTCTCGGCAAAAAAGGACATCTTGAAGTTATCCTCGTACAGCTTGTTAACTTGCTGCGCGGCGGAGAACAGATTGCAATGTCCACCCGTGCCGGAAAATTCGAGACACTTAAAGACGTGGTCAACGAAGTTGGCCGTGATGCTTCACGTTTCATGTTTCTCTCTCGCAAAAGCGACAGTCATCTCGACTTTGACCTTGATCTGGTCAAACAGAAAACCATGGAAAATCCAGTCTACTATGTGCAATACGCTCACGCGCGTATCTGCTCAGTAATACGCAAGGCCGCAGAACAGGGAATCGAAGTAGGTTCGTGTGATCCGGTCCTTCTGAGCAACTTAGGAAATACTGAAGAACTGGGCCTCATGAAACTTCTGGATCAATTTAATGATGTGGTGGAAAGCGCAGGTGAATACATGAGCCCGCATACCATCAGTTATTACTTGAGAGATCTTGCTAATGCGCTGCATAGATTTTACTCCATGCACCATATTCTTTCAGCTGAAAAAGAAATTATCGCGGCAAGACTCCTCCTGTTACAGGCCGTGGCAAAAACTCTTGCCAATGGTTTGAACCTGCTTGGTGTTTCCGCGCCGGAACAAATGTAA
- a CDS encoding YitT family protein — translation MNRFQKMSYSIPWNIALLTLGSFLTALAIKSVVISNAFLPSGISGLGLLTYYIFPSVSPGMWIFLLNIPVFLVGWFFISRPFFLYSLYGMITLSGFIEILPWTVSFDDKWLAVLAGGVVLGLGSGIALRSLGSTGGIGILQILFREKLGVRVGQFSMGFNVVVLGIGTLWLNLNDVLYSLAMIYVSSAVIDVVQRLFNQRKMVLIITSFPEDVSGAIMTRHGRGTTLLNARGGYTGQERTVVMTVVDSFRLKRLEATIFNVDPAAFVIIESTFSVLGKGFSVPR, via the coding sequence ATGAATCGTTTTCAGAAGATGAGCTATTCTATTCCGTGGAATATAGCCCTTTTAACGTTAGGTTCTTTTCTGACAGCCCTTGCCATTAAATCGGTTGTTATTTCTAACGCATTTTTACCAAGTGGCATTTCAGGGCTTGGACTTTTAACATATTATATTTTTCCGTCAGTGTCTCCGGGTATGTGGATTTTTTTGCTGAATATCCCGGTGTTCCTTGTGGGCTGGTTTTTTATCAGCCGCCCGTTTTTTTTGTACAGCCTGTACGGAATGATAACTCTTAGCGGATTTATTGAAATTTTGCCGTGGACAGTTAGTTTTGATGATAAATGGTTGGCTGTTCTTGCCGGAGGAGTTGTGCTGGGACTTGGTTCAGGCATAGCGCTCCGCTCTCTGGGGTCAACAGGGGGAATCGGCATTTTGCAGATTCTTTTCCGTGAAAAGCTTGGAGTAAGAGTCGGTCAGTTTTCCATGGGATTTAACGTGGTTGTTTTGGGTATCGGGACCCTCTGGCTAAATTTGAATGATGTTCTTTATTCTTTGGCGATGATTTATGTTTCTTCAGCGGTAATAGACGTTGTGCAGAGATTGTTTAACCAGCGCAAAATGGTCTTGATCATAACGTCTTTTCCAGAGGATGTATCCGGCGCAATAATGACACGGCATGGCCGGGGCACAACCTTGCTGAATGCTCGCGGGGGCTACACCGGGCAGGAGCGCACTGTTGTAATGACAGTTGTTGACTCTTTCAGACTTAAAAGACTTGAAGCGACAATCTTTAATGTTGACCCGGCCGCGTTTGTAATAATCGAATCAACCTTCAGCGTGCTCGGAAAAGGCTTTTCCGTGCCGAGGTAG
- a CDS encoding S-adenosyl-l-methionine hydroxide adenosyltransferase family protein, which produces MSRTIALLTDFGLDDPYVGQMKGVLADKAPDSRIIDVSHGIAPFCISQASFFLAAAIKHFPDDTVFVAVVDPGVGSGRRIIAAEFGDTIVVAPDNGIVELAEADYCGTMIVTDLSETANQMRSSYTFHGRDIFAPIAANIACGSSLEMLGSKLPLRDVVRTGLKKPLWMENGVEAVVLHKDRFGNLVLNIPENQIMPERMSIPDKTPCVGIDAGCVRRACCYAELESGVLGLIVGSQGFYELALYQGSAAEKLNFGPGDSLVLKWGGI; this is translated from the coding sequence ATGAGTAGAACTATCGCGCTTTTAACTGATTTTGGACTGGATGATCCATATGTCGGTCAGATGAAGGGTGTTCTTGCAGATAAAGCTCCTGATTCCCGGATTATTGATGTCAGTCATGGCATTGCGCCTTTTTGTATTTCTCAGGCTTCTTTCTTTTTAGCAGCGGCGATAAAACATTTTCCTGATGATACAGTTTTTGTCGCTGTGGTTGATCCCGGAGTCGGGAGCGGGCGAAGAATAATTGCCGCAGAGTTTGGTGACACCATTGTTGTTGCTCCTGACAACGGCATTGTAGAGCTTGCCGAGGCGGATTATTGCGGAACTATGATTGTTACTGATCTCAGCGAAACCGCAAATCAGATGAGAAGTTCATATACATTTCACGGGCGGGATATTTTTGCTCCTATTGCAGCGAATATAGCTTGCGGAAGCTCTCTTGAAATGCTCGGATCGAAACTTCCGCTTCGTGACGTTGTGCGGACAGGGCTCAAAAAGCCTTTATGGATGGAAAACGGAGTGGAAGCGGTTGTTTTGCATAAGGATAGATTCGGAAATCTTGTGCTGAATATTCCTGAAAATCAGATTATGCCTGAGCGAATGTCTATACCTGATAAAACTCCATGTGTGGGAATAGATGCCGGCTGCGTCAGACGCGCATGCTGTTATGCAGAGCTTGAGTCCGGTGTTCTAGGGTTGATTGTAGGAAGTCAGGGGTTTTACGAACTGGCTCTTTATCAGGGCTCAGCGGCTGAAAAACTGAATTTTGGTCCGGGAGATTCACTTGTGCTTAAATGGGGCGGTATATGA
- a CDS encoding adenosylcobinamide-GDP ribazoletransferase: MRIGIVRDFLITLGFMTRIGPILDIEPEDLRRTVKWMPFCGLALGAVIILPFYLGLFAGKFWIQAWLTLAASIYLTRGLHFDGIADIADGAGPFPDPDKFWRIIKDSCSGVFGILVLIVMLTGQLIGFYYVFEAGALGAVLWVFVVGRLGNSVMCMAGKSFARPGQGSLFMCGADNFSIAFAFVTTVVVGIFAVDINTQILTYLLAALCILFLYRLAKKVNGANGDFLGGAVVLSETAALLAFVACH, translated from the coding sequence ATGAGAATTGGGATTGTTAGGGATTTTTTGATTACTCTTGGTTTTATGACCAGAATCGGTCCGATACTTGATATTGAACCGGAAGATTTAAGGCGGACAGTAAAATGGATGCCTTTCTGCGGGCTTGCTCTCGGCGCAGTGATAATTCTTCCTTTTTATCTGGGATTGTTTGCGGGGAAGTTCTGGATTCAGGCATGGTTGACGCTTGCTGCGTCTATTTATTTGACTCGGGGGCTGCATTTTGATGGCATTGCCGATATTGCAGACGGAGCGGGTCCTTTTCCTGATCCAGATAAATTCTGGCGCATAATAAAAGACAGCTGTTCTGGAGTGTTTGGAATTTTAGTTTTAATCGTAATGCTTACTGGTCAGCTTATTGGTTTTTATTATGTATTTGAAGCAGGGGCGTTAGGTGCAGTCTTATGGGTCTTTGTTGTTGGACGACTTGGAAATTCCGTAATGTGTATGGCCGGAAAATCCTTTGCAAGACCGGGGCAGGGATCGCTCTTTATGTGTGGAGCGGATAATTTTTCTATTGCTTTTGCTTTTGTTACAACAGTTGTAGTTGGGATCTTTGCTGTGGATATCAATACTCAGATTTTAACTTATCTTCTTGCTGCATTATGTATTTTGTTTTTATACAGACTTGCAAAGAAGGTGAACGGTGCAAACGGAGATTTTTTGGGCGGGGCTGTTGTTCTTTCCGAAACAGCCGCATTGCTTGCTTTTGTAGCTTGTCATTAG
- a CDS encoding HAMP domain-containing sensor histidine kinase — protein sequence MNDLPTLRKFGEQLDVLKLFAEQGEVKKASALAQSIFENYVFVRDMFLRQEDDLLSAGNALAESEDKAEKLEAKLKLALAAYNSDFELFRKFCRALDYANTLKDLSDLPDMLKDIANELGVHRVTVVLDRKLCEGLPDSGIPSFFLKGCMRFIDSTLRNTGNRVFIGPLSRMMRPDVFFGDPEMSPESGGSCFAFGLMDKYSPDEMIGLFSLYDPSVSRFHPEMGTDFLEHFCSSIASTLIDVINHQKAMILREDVNRITHHDLKTPLNAVINLPHLLLAEEKDPDKIEMIQAIQDSGYRMLGLINRSYDLYKMESGTYNVVPENVNIIPMIQRIELDLTDVIKSKNSALHIFVDKAKWNGEEGFYVRGEELLLFSMLANLIKNGFEATPEGKPVTVAFSSEDNFSIAVHNYGTVPAAIRKTFFEKYSTSGKKGGTGLGTYSASLIARVHGGEIDMISSDEEGTLVTVKI from the coding sequence ATGAATGATTTGCCTACGCTTAGAAAGTTCGGGGAGCAGCTTGATGTTCTCAAGCTGTTTGCGGAGCAGGGCGAAGTAAAAAAGGCCTCAGCTTTAGCACAGTCTATTTTCGAAAACTATGTGTTTGTAAGAGACATGTTTCTTCGTCAGGAAGATGATTTGCTTTCGGCGGGTAATGCCCTTGCCGAGAGTGAAGACAAAGCTGAAAAGCTGGAAGCAAAGCTGAAGCTGGCGCTTGCAGCTTATAATTCTGATTTTGAGTTGTTCCGTAAATTTTGTCGCGCGCTGGATTATGCAAATACACTCAAAGATCTTTCAGATTTACCAGACATGTTGAAAGATATTGCCAATGAATTGGGAGTTCACAGAGTTACAGTTGTTTTAGACCGCAAACTTTGTGAAGGATTGCCGGATTCAGGAATACCTTCATTTTTTTTAAAAGGGTGTATGCGTTTCATTGACTCAACCCTTCGTAACACTGGTAATAGAGTTTTTATAGGCCCTCTTTCACGTATGATGCGGCCTGATGTTTTTTTTGGAGACCCGGAAATGAGCCCTGAAAGTGGTGGGTCGTGTTTTGCTTTCGGGCTGATGGATAAGTATAGCCCTGATGAAATGATAGGGCTCTTTTCTCTTTATGATCCTTCTGTCAGCAGATTTCATCCTGAAATGGGAACGGATTTTCTGGAGCATTTTTGTAGTTCTATAGCATCGACATTAATAGATGTAATAAATCATCAGAAGGCGATGATTTTAAGGGAAGACGTGAACAGAATCACTCATCACGATCTTAAAACTCCGCTTAATGCAGTAATAAATCTGCCTCATCTGCTTCTTGCTGAAGAAAAAGATCCAGATAAGATAGAAATGATACAAGCTATTCAAGACTCTGGTTATCGCATGCTTGGTCTTATCAACAGATCGTATGATTTATATAAAATGGAATCAGGAACTTATAACGTCGTTCCCGAAAATGTTAATATTATTCCGATGATACAGCGTATTGAGCTTGATCTTACAGATGTTATTAAGTCTAAAAATTCTGCTTTGCATATTTTTGTGGATAAAGCGAAATGGAACGGTGAAGAGGGCTTTTATGTCAGAGGTGAAGAGTTGCTTCTGTTCTCTATGCTGGCTAATCTTATAAAAAATGGATTTGAAGCGACTCCTGAAGGAAAGCCCGTAACAGTGGCTTTTTCCAGTGAAGATAATTTTTCAATTGCGGTTCACAATTACGGAACAGTTCCTGCTGCCATACGGAAAACTTTTTTTGAAAAATATTCAACAAGCGGTAAAAAAGGCGGAACTGGTCTCGGTACCTATTCCGCCAGTCTTATTGCTAGGGTTCATGGTGGTGAGATCGATATGATCTCTTCTGATGAGGAAGGGACTCTTGTTACCGTGAAAATTTAA